CTGATGGAAGGTCAGGATCTTCATTGTCTCattgtttctcttcctttttttttccgtttctcGGTGATCTCAAGAACTACAGGGTCATGTTTCTTTATGCTGTTCTTGTTTCAATTGTTTCGGCATGTTAACGGGAGTTATTTGTCTTGTGTTGCAGCTTGAACTCTAAACCATTCACTGCCACGTTTCAGCGCCCGACTCGTTCAACGTCTATTGGGAATGGTGTTGAGTTTATCTGTCGCCATCTCTCCGGTAAGCTCTTCAATGACAAGGATAGCTGGTACCCACTGCTTAAATTCCTTCAAGACCACAGCTACAAGGGGAAGGTACATATAACTTCCGATTGAACACATTCATTCAAAGTCTTGAAAATGAGGCATGAGTTACGAATTCAGATTTCTTTCACCTCATGTCACAATATGGTGAACACTGAGAACTCAATGCCGATTAAGATTTACAGAATGTGCTGCAGATTGAGAAAAACATTCACGATCTGTTTATGGCTTATATGAACATTGGGCTATTCTGCAGAACATGATGGTGAATGCGAGAATCCAGAATATGTTCTCCCTCCAATCTGTCTTGATGCAGGCGGAAAAgtatctgaacctgctccaacCTGAGACTCCATTTTCCGAGTTCGAGCACATGTTGCAGGAGATTGGGCTGGAGCAGGGGTGGGGTGACACAGCTGAGCGGGTCCTCGACATGATTCAGCTCCTGTTGGATCTCCTTATGGTCCCCAACCCGGGCGCTCTGGAGAAGTTCTTGGGAAGGATTCCGATGGTCTTTGATGTTGTCACTGTGTCTCCCCATGGATACTTTGCTCAGGACAATGTCCTAGGTCATCCAGATACCGGTGGCCAGGTACTCGTTTTAATTTGAGTTGGCATCTCTTAAGCAGGATAATATACGTGTCATATGGTCTTGCATTTAGCTTAATCATTTTACAATAATTCTGTCTATTTATAGGTTGTTTACATCCTGGATCAAGTTCGAGCCCTTGAGACTGAAATGCTTCGCCGCCTTAAGCAACAAGGACTGGATATTACTCCTCGGATCCTCATTGTAAGTTTCACAAGTTAATCGTTGGGACTTTATGCGGTGATTAGATGAATTACCCTACTTTAAATGCTTAGTGTGGGGTGTGTTTTCATAGATCACTAGGCTTCTCCCGGATGCAGCTGGAACCACCTGTGGCCAGCGCCTCGAGAAAGTTTTCGGGACTGAGCACTCCCACATTCTTCGCATCCCCTTCAGGAATGAGAATGGAATAGTACGTGAGTGGATTTCCCGGTTTGAGGTGTGGCCCTATTTGGAAAGATTCACCGAGGTACTGACAGACTCAATTACATACTTCGGGTCATTTTGCCTGTTGAAGTCATTTAGTTTCTAGTTGAGACTAATGGTTTTTGTTTGGTAACTCTTATCAGGATGTTGCGAAAGAACTCAATGGAGAGTTGCAGCGCAAGCCTGATCTGATCATTGGAAACTACAGTGATGGAAACATCGTTGCTTCCTTGCTAGCCAGAAAATTAGATGTTACACAAGTTTGTTCTCTTTTACATAATCTTCACTAGGAGCCACTGATGCTGAAATACTTGAAGCCTGATATAATCTgatcttttgcttctttgtacAGTGCACAATAGCACATGCCCTTGAGAAGAGAAAATACCCAGAGTCTGACATATACTGGAAGAATTTTGACAAGAAGTACCACTTCTCTTGCCAGTTCACCGCGGATCTCATCGCCATGAACCACACTGACTTCATCATCGCCAGCACCTCCCAAGAAATTGTTGGAAGGTGATTCAACTCAACTATTCATCTTGGAATTCTATTGTCTCAACACATTCTATCGCGTGAAAATTCCTCAAGAGTAGTAATATTTCCTTATTTCTTAACTCTTTCTTTCAGCAAGGATACTGTGGGGCAGTATGAGAGTTACATGAACTTCGCTCTTCCTGGACTCTATCAAGTTGTCCACGGAATCGATGTCTTTGACCCGAAGTTCAACATTGTTTCTCCGGGTTCCGACATGAGCATCTATTTCCCCCACACCAACCAGAACCGACGGTTGAAATCCTTCCATCCTGATATCAAAGAACTTCTCTTCAGCAATGTCGAGAATGAGGAACACTTGTGAGTGTTGTTTTGATCCTTCCTTCGTACGCAACTTAAATCATGTCTTGGCGTTTGTTATGGTGTTCTTGGGAATTGAAGTTGTCTATTGCTAATTAACATTATCTCTAATTTTAAGCAGATGTGTGTTGAAAGATAAGAACAAGCCGATTATTTTCACCATGGCGAGGCTGGACTGTGTCAAGAACTTGACAGGGCTTGTCGAGTGGTATGGCAAGAACTCCAAGTTGAGGGAACTGGCCAACTTGGTCGTGGTTGGGGGCAACAGGAGGAAGGATTCCACGGACTTGAAAGAGCAGGCCGAGGTGAAGAAAATGTGTGAACTTATCAAGAAGTACGAGCTGAATGGCCAGTTCAGGTGGATTTCCTTCCAGACGGACCGGGTGAGGAATGGAGAGCTCTACCGCTGCATCTGTGACACAAAGGGAGTCTTTGTTCAACCGGCTATCTATGAAGCTTTCGGGATGACTGTGGTCGAGGCCATGGCTTGTGGATTGCCGACCTTTGCCACTTGCAATGGTGGGCCGGCTGAGATCATTGTGCATGGTGAATCGGGCTTCCACATTGATCCTTACCGTGGTGACCGGGCAGCCGAGCTTCTTGTGGAGTTTTTTGAGGAGTGCAAGACTGATCAGAGCCACTGGGACAAAATCTCGGAGGGCGCCGTGCAGAGAATTGAAGATAAGTAAGCATATAATAAAAACAAGGGTTTTCAGATTTACATGATGTTCATAGTTTTCGGGAACACGATTTCTCTAATGTGATTTACTCTTTTTGGGCTTCTGATAAAAGGTATACATGGCAAAGTTACTCCGAGAGACTGTTGAACCTGGCTGTTGTGTATGGCTTCGGGAAGCATGCATATGAGTTTGATCAGCTCGAGAGCCGACGCTGCCTCGAAATGTTCTATGCCTTCAAGTATCTCCCACGGGTAAGTTCCTGCTCGAATCTAATCCGACTCCGCGTCCTTCATTCGCTTGGAGCACGAGcacaaatgaaaatgaagggATTCTTCTCGAGTGGGGGCGTCGAAAAGTCTTATCTCTATTTAACCTTTGCCTGCATGCTTCACGAAGATGTATGTTATCGCAGGAACTAAAATCTAATCTTATCACTATTTCAGCAGTTCTTGGCGTACGAACCGTGTTTCTCGCAATTAACTCGTGCTGTCTTCTTGCAGACTCAGTTTGATTCCCCCAGCTGCTGTGTAAACCAAGGGGAGAGCAGTCACCGGAAGAGGAAGCATACATTTTTGGAAAGTTTCGAGGCGTAATTCCcctaatttatttctttttatttgcataATCTGTTCTCTAAACCTACGGTCTGTATCTTGAATTCTACTCGTACTTGGGCAGCAGATGGGGGTTGGACCTAATACCAAACACGAAATTCCTAACATAAACGCAACCCAACTAAAAGAAGTGGAAAAGTTTCCACATGCTTGCATGATTGTATCCCCGAGTCAGCTTCCCTTATTTACGTACACACCGACacagagagatggagagagagggaggagttATTTTTTGATATTAGGAGGAGAATTCTCATGGCGTACCTTCACCTTTCTTGAACTCGCCCTCAGCGTTCAGAACATGGCAGCGCTGTCTTCACCGTCAGACTGTCCCATGCCGGCGACATGCCTCAGAGTCGCCGGTGCTGAATTTCAGCGCTTAAACCGCAAGCCCACCCCCCCCGCTAAAACCTTTGCCCAGAGATGGATCGGAGGCGGTCGCGTGGTTCGTCGGACGAGGGAGATCAGAGCTAGTCGAGAGTCGGGCGTGAGCGAaggttttagagagagagagagaggggggtttgGGCGTGGGGTTGCAAAGATGGAGAGCAGAGCGCGTGAGAGACAAAAATTTTCTGGCAGGTGGGCCGATTTGCCACGTGTCGATATCTGGATGGTTCAATGGTACGTGGAATGAACCCTAATGAGGTGGTGGAATCTCTATGATATTTTCTCGGTGGGTATGTGGCTCTCCGCGGAAGCGCAAGCGGCCAAAGTTTCCGGTAGATAAGCCTGAAAAGACAAGTAAAAGAGGACAAAAAGTCAAGACACGAGAAGATAATCTCCCGGGATGTGTTTTTGATGCGAAAGAGATATGCGCGAgaccctcctccctctcttctttccccCACTTGACCCACTGAGCTAGTTAAATCCTTTCTGATAATGCATTGCCAATTGAAGAATCTCAAGCACTTGAAGTAAAAGAGAAGGATGTAATTGCTTTATGAGTAAAGGCTTGTCAAGTTTCAACTTGGTTAATGACCCGAAACAGCAAGTATATTCCTCACGTTTCGCCAAATTTGCATCGGCTTACTCTGGCTGACACGGGGTCCACGTCACATTTGCAGTCCAACCCCAATCACTGGATTGGTGTAATCAGAGCTCTAATCTTCCATCTTCGCCCCCAACCCATGAGACAGTTTGGTAAGAACAAAGAGTGTGAGGGTTGATCTATTGGTTTGTCTTTCCTACAACCAATTCTGTCTACTCTTTTCTTGGATACAAAATGAAAGAGTGAATCGTAACCGGTGACTATTAGAATAAGCAGAACATATTAAAGAAGCTTGATATATGCTATAAATCAACCATTTTATCTCTCAAAATTATGGTTATCAACTAAGTAATAATTGTTGAATTGCTTGTTAGATTTGTGGTTGAACGTTGATTGGACAAGGCTAGGCTCATAAATAAAtgttttatgttttcaattggaaAAACTAATAGTGAGCATGGTGTCAGGGTAGAACCTGAAATCTGATAAtgttaggtagcttttaggttCTATAGATTCTAGGTTCCAAGATAtgttaggtagcttttaggttCCATAAAATGAGGAATCTGTTTCGACCGATAGGTCTCAGATTCTTAGTTGGAGGAACCTAGAatctagaacctagaacctagaacttaGAACCTATAACTTGTAACCCAACCTAgaataagttttaatatttttcttggtccATATTTTTGTGTGATCTTGTAATATTTTATGTCATTTGATAGTGAATGTATAATCTAGAAGCACTAGtccgaattttcattttatgattgagacttttattttattaatgttcttttttttttgtatccaAATATAAGCTataatcatgaaaaaaaaagagggaaaaaataaataaataaaaatgaagtagaagaacCTAGATGTGGAACTTGTGACAAGATGGATTCCAAGTTCTACGATACgtagggtaggttccaagtttcaagtGAAATATGTACAGAACTTGGAAACGCTCACCCCTAGAAAAAACTGTATTGGAATTTCGAGCAAAAATTAGAagtaaattagcaaaattgaagaGTTTATAACCAAATTGACAtctatataataagtttatgattgataAGGTAATTTCCCCTTAATAAGAAGCAACCAAATTTATATGCATATATTAAACTTCATGTCTCTCGAATTAATTATAATGGGGGACAGGTACACATAGGGTTGCCCATCAATTTCATAGCCCTCTAATTGTTAGGAGAAGGTTCGGCAAAAGATCCTTCACGAACAAGCTCATGCACaatcaaaaatttctttaacaTTATCATAACATTAAGATTAACAACTACGATTGTGACTGCTTTCGAAGAAGTAAAAGAATTTACTTCAATAGTGATCGAGATATTCGTACATTTCCCGACTAAGCTCAAAGCTCAAAGGAGACTTTGTGGTTAGAAAGAGCTCTATTGTTGATGGACAAGGAAAACTTGATGATTGTATGTAGATTTTTTTGGTGCATCGAATTTATGTGAGCTTAATGTATCTAGGTCTTTAGTTCATGTGAATAGTATGTGGGACTTATCCATATCAAAGGCCCAAATGCATTGGGCTTGCATGTAATGGGATCGGTTGAGGGAGCTCATGCGGCTCCTTCAATTCAATGATGTGCTTTTTGCTTACTAGAATTGGGTTTGACCCAAACATTATGCTGCGTGCCGATGACCATCGTGACGCAGCTTTCTTGCTTTGAAAGATATTAGACGCGTGTTCCAAGGAATCAGCATTTAGAAGTCTTTGACCTTATCTTGTTCTTGGTTGACTAAAATGGTTGGCTGCACATTACTTATTCAGATGATGAACcacttgttctttttttttttttttttttttgagtaagACCGATGATCCATCTCATGTATTATGGAATGGTAGTCTTGTTGCTTTTTTGTATACTTTTcagaaggaaaattttcaaataagggtttgaaatactcacattttattaaataaatgcttgaaatagagattatctcaaataatggattgaaataactaaattatcttaaataaggacctgaagtgaTCAAATCGTCTTAAATAAAGATTTTGACTAGCTGGTGACTATTCCAACTATCGGAGAATGAatattttagttaaaaaatttatgagtgtatttttaattttttaaaattttttcctttttatttttttttctcttcttccctccgccaaTCATGGTGGAGGTCACCTGACTCAGGCGAGAGCCACCCTTACTAATGTTGGGCGAGGGTCTGCCTCACTAGCGTCAAGTGAGGGCGACCTTCGCCTGGTGTGGCAAGGACAAGGGTTgcctgtgacatcctgatttttcaaatatgatttcaattaaataaatcgggcctttcgtTGATGTgtctatagtgttattctctgagccgatcactcatgagataagcTGACTATCTGGGAAGCAAGTagggaatttaaatgcaattgcacttgagaattcgaccaagaatcgactcgctcgaccgtgttgatccgcaaggtcattacggcaccgtcgAGATCGATCGAAAtcgagataggttgattcgactgagatatgtgatcaaattgtaggtgattccacttgattgaaaaattctcatcgatcggcactaaattgattttactgtcgttttggtaccctgtccTCGTtatgaaacctcgagattttcacgacaaccgagagttcttgtgtgtcgaagatgtactttgtgactcgagataaatcgatcacaggtcaattgcaccaaaaattctaaaagttaCCCAAGAGatggtcacgctaaaagcgcacaatgggattgaaaataaccgcgaatttaaacccgattttagaaattgaaagttttgtggtgtcacgagctattttaggaacgttgactcactCTCCGAGAAATTTTCGAGAGATTTCGggattttacggaaaatcgatacggacgttgcggaaaattggaaaaaaaaaagatagcgAGATAAATCGATGGAAATTGGGACTTCCAAGCGAGCGCCCGAGTGTCGTggatttataaaaattgttcggATTTTTCTTCGACAAAATTGAACTGAGTGGAGGGAATcggagaagaaattgaagcagTTGAGTCttaaaaatgtgaaattcgGATTTAAGCTTGGGGctgcatttttggcatttaaattgGATTCTTTTTATGGATTTAAAGCGAAAGTAATAGGGACAATGTGATAAGCTTGAAGTAAGGGGGACCGAGCTTTAAttggtttaagatattttgTGTACTTTTGGGCTATTTCTCCTTATCTTCTCGAGCGTCCGCTTCTCCAATACCCCTCctgttattcttttctttcattttggtgATGCTCGACTGCCCTCTGAAGCCGCTCCACCATTTCACTCCATCATTTCTTCTCCATCTTAATCCACTCACGCCGGTCAACAATCAAGTCTTCCTCAACTCTTTGTTGACCGAAGCCCCTCGCGTGAAGCCATCTGTGCAGCGGCCGTTTGTGTGTCCATCTCCAAGCGTGGTCTTCTCCAATAGTTCGAGGACACCCCCCACGAAGAAGCAAAGCCCACGAAGCCACCGAAGCAGGCCATCCCCTTCGGTCATCACGCCTGCAGCCGTGGTTCTCAGTCCACGTCCCCCACCGCCAGCTCCTTCTACCGCTCGGTCATCCGATTGCCTTCAAAGCTCGTGGATTTCGGCTTGCACGAAGACCAGCAAATCCGTGGCCGCGTCTCCCCCAGCTCGAGTTCAGCAGCCAACGCCAGCAGCTGCTTCGTCCGTTTCTCCTCTTGCGCGTGCGTCTCAGCTCAGCAATCCACTCGGCCACTCAGCCGAAGAAGCCCAGCCCGTCGAAGCtgctgcttctctttctttgttgctCCTTGGATTCAGCCCACGCAAGTTTTTAGAAGCCCGCTCAGTTCAGCCCATCTGCAGAGAAATTTCAGTCCAGTCTTTGAAGCCCATGGATCCAGCGAATTCTTCAGCCCAGTGATTTTAAGCCCATTGCCAGCAGATTTTGAAGCCCAAGCTCAGGCCCAAGTTCAGTTGGTTTTAGCAGCTCATTTTGggcccaagaagaaggcccaaGCCAGCGACCAGCAGCCTGCAGAAGCATAAGACCTAAACTCAGCCTTGCTGAGTTGTGTTGGGCTAAGtttaggcccggcccaagttTGCCGACACCGccgaaaattaagattttggcCACCGTCGAGTCGTCGttgcggtgaaccggtttccgcaataaaccggtgagtttatactctaaacttctgcttagtaggttaatgacgtttaaggggtgttagatttattttattaggaattaggcggttagttagattaaattagaaattgaattatttaattaagcatgttaggtggttagcatggtttagctaaggcctaaataaattgtactatttatctagaagggttcggaaATTTTTCCGAGTCCGgtattggttattaatttaatgattctggcctaagttagtatttttataatttaaattgatttatttaattaattccagtaattatttaattattaattatttttccggaaattagaccgggatagtcggtgaccggaattttgtatcgattgcaatggtgtggttaatttctacaattgagtgttaaattatgaaaattgagtgctgattggattttggtatttaattccaaaaattgggaatttccaatatttattcagaaaatcctgtGTGTCgggtttgacaccgaaaatgatttttagtATTATATGAAATAGTCGGATTTCAAAAGGAGGAATATCAATTTTCTAGatcaagttgaccgtgtacctacacacgagtagaagaaaaaggccaggctcaccattttaattgaagcatttgagtgcaatgcacggtgtcctgagccatatttgagtgatcatgtgatggttatgagaaatcgTCCCGGGCTATTGAGCTGGACATTATCCTTATTTGGGATACCCCagacaacgggaagccggtTGCGGTTGATTCTGGACTCTATGCTCCTTCTGAAAGCCGTCGATAAAGAgacgtgccgtgctcaatgggtgagacgatgcctggcaatGCCCGGAAGACCGCCGAACcgagagtaggccgtgctatatgccgagatcaaatctaggaacgcatgattaattgagtgtggcgtttcagttattggagcttatttgttgcttATGCTCTCATGTTGTTTGTgagataaattgtactgacctgcaGGATGGATCTAAGACAaggtaagtctccttgattgGGTGCTTGTGTGATTAGGACACTTATTGGCGTATTTctctcctaattggggtttagagcttagactcgctgagatgatatctcacctcgttgtggaacaacattttcagggtcgtcgagtggaggacctggagctgagaggaggtgattGGAAGCataggtcagttaggaccgcttctttttggaaggccagtcttttgtagtcttttggccatagacctgtgtacatgactcagtgtatatataaaagcatgtttgtttgtgaatctattatcctgcttttctatcccgagataattactgtcaggggatttcttttcgcttccgcatgtgcaataaaatggaaagggtcggcgactcgtcctgggaagtcgcaaattattatcgaccagatagggatgggcacgtgctcgaggtCCGAGGCGTGACATTGCCCTTGCCGACATCAGGTAGGACCGCCCTTGCCTAGGTGAATGAGAAATGCCTGTTCCTTACCAGATTCGATGAGGGGCAACCCTTGATAGCCTCGAGCGAGGATTGCCTTTGCTCAGGCTAGCGAGGGTAAAGGCAGCTCTCGCCTGGCCTAACCTGCTTAGCATAGGCAAGGTGACCCTCGCTCGACACCAACAAGGGCAGCGCTCACCTAACGCCGCCAAGGGCAAGGGCTGTCCTTGCCTTACGCCGACGAgggtgagggcagccctcgcttGAGGCCGGCGACCTTTGCCATGGccaacaaagggaagaagagaaaagcaaaaaaaaaaaaaaaaaagtaaataaatttaatcaattaaaagattaaaatgcTTTTGGGCCAACAAGATTAAACCATTTTTTGATATTGATATAGCCATTATAGACCATTGTTTGAGACAATTTGACCATTTTAGAGTCTTACTTGAAACAATTTCCactttaggttcttatttgaaaaaatgatagcACTTCAAgcatttatttggaatttttccttagcagaataatatcaatttagttctagatGTTTATAGTTTAATCTTACTAAACAAAGcataaaaatatgtttaggTCATGTCTAGTTTTTCGAGATCGCTATGTCGTATTCAGAATTATTTTTGGAGATTGTTGTAATGTCTTTTAATTTCGAGTGGTGAAAAATATCTGTCATTCTCACTTATGACTTGAGCGAAAAAGAAAGGTTCAAATCCAACAATGTAATAATAAGTAGATGCCTAGGTTCAAGggttgataaaaattttgttttaaatcataaaaaaattacacaaatggTTATTGAACTTAATCCAATGTGCAATattgtttttgaacttttaatttattcaatgtaattttcaaaatttagccGAATGTGCAATAtcgtccctaaatttttaatgtttttattgtaaCTCTTGAAATTTTTGTACATATTGAATTTAATCCTAGGATTACATAAAAATGCTCATTATTGTCCTTTCTTTAattcaaacaaatgaaatttgttGATTTGGCTTTCAATATGGTATATTTGAAcggtgaaaagaaaataaaagctacACATGGATTATCCACGTAAGatattcaaataaaagaaacacaTGTTTACTATTTAGCGCCCCATAAAGTCATTGGATGATGTGGATTATTATATCCCAATTTGAGTTGAATGTCTTACGAGGATAATTCGCttgtaaacttttttttaaccCAATTTTCAAACTTATCAAGTTAACAATCAAATCAACATATTTTGTTAACTTCAATTAATGGAAAGATAATAttagatattttcttttatatattacaggattaaattgaacacaTAATATAAGTTCATGgattgcattaaataaattagaagttCGGAATGATATTGCACATCGagtaaaagttcatgaattattcgtgtaaatatctctttcatttcttgaagttcttcttcttattatttttatttcctccgtctttttataattactttcaccttttctttttttattttcgtctACCAACAGACCTACGTGCTCAACAACATTTACAATTTGATGttttgtcacatgtgtatttTTCACCAACAGTCAAATATAACTTTGTTCCCATCTACTTCGATAAGGCAATTCCttgaaaaaccataaactttaggtctattctcaaatctatctcgaaatttttttatctcagaaaaaaactccaaactttaggTCTAGTCTCGAACATTTCTTTTGTCTCAGGAAAAAATCCAATCTCAAATCTGCCTTGAACTATTCttttatctcaagaaaaatcacaaactttagGTTCAACTCCAAATCTACCCACTCGAATAGAAAATCATCACTTTTACTCTAGTTGTAAATTTGTCCCCATTAGCCCTCTATCCAAAAGTTGCGTCAACCAAGAGGCAAAGAGCTATTAGAAGAGGAAGCGATCGAGCTTGGAAGTTTTCAACACattattttccttgatttattttttatttgcaccATATGTTCGCTGACCCTACGATCTGTATTTCGAGTTCTATTCAGtactttatatttatttatttatttatttatttatttgcatcATCTGTTCTCTAACCCTAGGATCTTACTCAgtactttatattttttgttactTGCATCATCTGTTCTCTGGATCTACCATTTGTATTTAAGTTGTACTCGGTactttattgatttatttattggCATCATATGTTCTCTGAACCTACAATTTATATTTTGAGTTTAGAATGTGCGACATATATATTCGGGGGGATAATAAAG
This genomic stretch from Eucalyptus grandis isolate ANBG69807.140 chromosome 3, ASM1654582v1, whole genome shotgun sequence harbors:
- the LOC104440060 gene encoding sucrose synthase; the encoded protein is MAGRVLTRSCSTRERFDETLSSHPDDFRAFLSRFEAKGKGILQRRQILAELDTIPEERRAKLLDGAFGEVLRSTQEVIVSPPWVALAARPSQGVWEHIRVNVRALVLEQLQVGEYLYCKEEIADGRSGSSFLNSKPFTATFQRPTRSTSIGNGVEFICRHLSGKLFNDKDSWYPLLKFLQDHSYKGKNMMVNARIQNMFSLQSVLMQAEKYLNLLQPETPFSEFEHMLQEIGLEQGWGDTAERVLDMIQLLLDLLMVPNPGALEKFLGRIPMVFDVVTVSPHGYFAQDNVLGHPDTGGQVVYILDQVRALETEMLRRLKQQGLDITPRILIITRLLPDAAGTTCGQRLEKVFGTEHSHILRIPFRNENGIVREWISRFEVWPYLERFTEDVAKELNGELQRKPDLIIGNYSDGNIVASLLARKLDVTQCTIAHALEKRKYPESDIYWKNFDKKYHFSCQFTADLIAMNHTDFIIASTSQEIVGSKDTVGQYESYMNFALPGLYQVVHGIDVFDPKFNIVSPGSDMSIYFPHTNQNRRLKSFHPDIKELLFSNVENEEHLCVLKDKNKPIIFTMARLDCVKNLTGLVEWYGKNSKLRELANLVVVGGNRRKDSTDLKEQAEVKKMCELIKKYELNGQFRWISFQTDRVRNGELYRCICDTKGVFVQPAIYEAFGMTVVEAMACGLPTFATCNGGPAEIIVHGESGFHIDPYRGDRAAELLVEFFEECKTDQSHWDKISEGAVQRIEDK